A window of the Henckelia pumila isolate YLH828 chromosome 3, ASM3356847v2, whole genome shotgun sequence genome harbors these coding sequences:
- the LOC140887200 gene encoding transcription initiation factor IIB-2-like, whose protein sequence is MSDIYCTDCKRNTEVVFDHSAGDAVCSECGLVLESRSIDETSEWRTFADDSGDHDPNRVGGPVNPLLSDAALSTVISRGANGSAGDASLARLQNRGGDPDRAIVLAFKTISNMADRLSLVTTIKDRASEIYKRLEDQKCTRGRNLEALVAACIYIACRQEGKPRTVKEICSIVAGATKKEIGRAKEFIVKQLKVEMGESMEMGTIHAGDYLRRFCSNLGMSNEEVKAVQETVQKSGDFDIRRSPISIAAAIIFMITQLSADSKKPLRDISIATTVAEGTIKNAYKDLYPHAAKIIPEWYAKERDLKNLSSPKA, encoded by the exons ATGTCGGATATATACTGTACCGATTGCAAGAGGAATACGGAGGTGGTGTTTGATCACTCTGCCGGGGACGCCGTATGCTCCGAGTGTGGGCTTGTACTGGAGTCTCGTTCCATTGATGAAACTTCTGAGTGGAGAACCTTTGCGGATGATTCAGGCGATCATGACCCGAACCGTGTTGGTGGACCCGTTAACCCTCTTCTGTCTGACGCAGCTCTTTCGACGGTTATATCTCGGGGTGCTAATGGGTCGGCCGGTGATGCGTCCCTGGCCCGGCTGCAGAACCGGGGAGGTGATCCTGACAGGGCTATTGTGCTGGCCTTTAAGACTATATCTAATATGGCTGATAG GTTGAGCCTGGTCACAACCATAAAG GATCGGGCTAGTGAAATATATAAAAGGTTGGAAGATCAAAAGTGCACAAGAGGAAGAAATTTAGAGGCTCTAGTTGCAGCATGTATTTACATTGCTTGTCGGCAAGAGGGCAAGCCACGCACTGTGAAAG AGATATGCTCCATTGTTGCTGGAGCTACGAAGAAAGAAATTGGCCGAGCAAAAGAATTTATTGTGAAACAGCTGAAGGTGGAGATGGGCGAATCAATGGAAATGGGCACCATTCATGCAGGGGACTATCTG AGACGTTTTTGCTCTAATCTTGGTATGAGCAACGAGGAGGTCAAAGCTGTCCAAGAAACCGTCCAGAAGTCAGGAGACTTTGATATAAG GAGGAGTCCTATATCAATTGCAGCGGCCATAATATTTATGATTACCCAATTATCTGCAGATTCGAAAAAACCATTGCGAG ATATCTCTATCGCCACCACTGTTGCCGAGGGAACTATCAAGAATGCGTACAAAGATCTTTACCCCCATGCTGCCAAAATAATACCAGAGTGGTACGCAAAGGAAAGAGACCTCAAGAATCTTAGCAGTCCTAAGGCCTAA